In one Arthrobacter jinronghuae genomic region, the following are encoded:
- a CDS encoding zinc-dependent alcohol dehydrogenase produces MKAVTWQGKESVSVEVVPDPVIQEPTDAIIRVTSTAVCGSDLHLYGVLMPYMKPGDILGHESMGIVEEVGSAVTNLKKGDRVVIPFQIACGSCFMCRQGLQTQCEVTQVREKGMGAQLFGFSELYGSVPGGQAEYLRVPHADYGPIKVGSELPDHRYLFLSDILPTAWQGVQYANVPDGGTLAVYGLGPVGQFAARIGTHLGYRVIAVEPEEERRKLAAQYGVEVLDLHKDVADELREMTDGRGPDSVVDAVGMEAHGSPVGKAAQTAVGLLPDKLAQKAMETAGTDRLSALHGALDAVRRGGTVSLSGVYGGTASPMPLMNMFDKQLNLRMGQCNVKRWVDDLIPLVEDPADPLGVTNLVTHQAGLEDAPELYRKFQQKEDGCIKVVFQPGIQN; encoded by the coding sequence GTGAAAGCAGTTACATGGCAGGGTAAAGAGTCCGTCAGCGTCGAGGTAGTTCCGGATCCGGTGATCCAGGAACCCACCGACGCGATCATCCGCGTCACCTCCACCGCGGTCTGTGGATCAGACCTCCACCTTTACGGCGTGCTGATGCCGTACATGAAGCCGGGTGACATCCTGGGCCATGAGTCCATGGGCATCGTGGAAGAGGTCGGCTCGGCAGTCACCAATCTGAAGAAGGGCGACCGGGTGGTCATCCCCTTCCAGATTGCCTGCGGCAGCTGTTTCATGTGCCGCCAGGGCCTGCAGACCCAGTGTGAAGTCACCCAGGTCCGCGAAAAGGGAATGGGTGCCCAGCTGTTCGGCTTCTCGGAGCTCTACGGTTCCGTCCCGGGCGGCCAGGCTGAATACCTGCGCGTGCCGCATGCTGACTACGGCCCCATCAAGGTCGGCTCGGAACTGCCGGACCACCGTTACCTGTTCCTCTCCGACATCCTGCCCACCGCCTGGCAGGGCGTGCAGTACGCCAACGTGCCCGACGGCGGCACCCTGGCCGTCTACGGCCTGGGACCGGTTGGCCAGTTTGCTGCCCGCATCGGCACCCACCTCGGCTACCGCGTCATCGCCGTGGAGCCCGAGGAGGAGCGCCGGAAGCTCGCTGCACAGTACGGCGTCGAGGTGCTGGACCTGCACAAGGACGTAGCCGACGAGCTGCGTGAAATGACCGACGGCCGCGGCCCGGATTCCGTAGTGGATGCCGTCGGCATGGAAGCACACGGCTCCCCGGTCGGCAAGGCTGCGCAGACTGCGGTTGGCCTCCTCCCGGACAAGCTGGCGCAGAAGGCCATGGAAACGGCCGGGACCGACCGGCTCTCCGCCCTGCACGGCGCACTCGACGCCGTCCGCCGCGGCGGAACGGTCTCACTCAGCGGCGTGTACGGCGGCACGGCCAGCCCGATGCCGCTGATGAACATGTTCGACAAGCAGCTGAACCTGCGGATGGGCCAGTGCAACGTCAAGCGCTGGGTTGATGACCTGATTCCGCTGGTCGAGGATCCGGCCGACCCGCTGGGCGTGACCAACCTGGTGACCCACCAGGCCGGCCTCGAGGACGCACCGGAGCTGTACCGGAAGTTCCAGCAGAAGGAAGACGGCTGCATCAAGGTTGTTTTCCAGCCCGGCATCCAGAACTAA
- a CDS encoding DoxX family protein, producing MNRQTLSAAAMAALLTTSAVNHFRNPRFYNAVVPRSISTDTEGKFGLLTRRQWTHVSGVIEFAAAAGLLLPGTRRLAATGTAAMYVAFIAGHISALQRAFGPRGGDKEKLIHSIRLPLQLPLILWAWNLRK from the coding sequence ATGAACCGACAGACGCTCTCAGCAGCGGCCATGGCGGCCCTGCTGACCACCAGCGCGGTCAACCACTTCCGCAACCCGCGCTTCTACAACGCGGTGGTTCCGCGCAGCATCAGCACCGATACCGAGGGGAAGTTCGGGCTGCTGACCCGGCGGCAGTGGACGCACGTCAGCGGAGTCATTGAGTTTGCAGCCGCGGCCGGACTGCTGCTGCCGGGCACCCGGCGGCTGGCGGCAACGGGGACGGCGGCCATGTACGTTGCCTTCATCGCGGGGCATATCTCTGCCCTGCAGCGTGCCTTCGGCCCCCGCGGCGGGGACAAAGAGAAACTGATCCACAGTATCCGGCTCCCGCTCCAGCTGCCGTTGATCCTCTGGGCATGGAACCTGCGGAAATAG
- a CDS encoding acetate/propionate family kinase has product MLVLVINSGSSSLKYQVRETNTQELLAKGIIDRIGDVVPDHASALEELSSRLRDELDGRTIDAVGHRVVHGGERFSEPVLVNNEIVRSIERLSPLAPLHNPASAMGIRAVHDKWPKIPQVAVFDTAFHRTLPEHAWRYALPDSLYRRHGIRRYGFHGTSYAYVAPAAARFLGIEPAEFDGVIAHLGNGASVAAIKGGRSIDTSMGFTPLEGLVMGTRSGDVDPSILIFLARQGYDADALDNLLNRESGLRALAGESDMRGIEEAADNGNEQARLALTVAAYRLAKYIGGYHVAVGGAQAVVFTAGIGENGWSFRQLVVDQLGPLGIRLDTEANLATGKQARRISTPDSAIPVLVVPTDEEEAIAEATAAVVERHTESAATF; this is encoded by the coding sequence ATGCTGGTTCTTGTCATCAATTCCGGTTCCTCTTCGCTGAAGTACCAGGTTCGGGAGACCAACACCCAGGAGCTGCTGGCCAAGGGCATCATTGACCGGATCGGCGACGTGGTTCCGGACCACGCCTCCGCACTGGAAGAACTCAGCAGCCGGCTCCGCGACGAGCTGGACGGACGCACAATCGACGCCGTGGGGCATCGGGTGGTGCACGGCGGGGAACGCTTCAGCGAACCCGTACTGGTCAACAACGAAATTGTCCGCTCAATTGAACGGCTCAGCCCGCTGGCCCCGCTGCACAACCCCGCGAGCGCCATGGGTATCCGCGCCGTCCATGACAAGTGGCCGAAGATCCCGCAGGTGGCCGTCTTCGACACCGCTTTCCACCGCACCCTGCCCGAACACGCCTGGCGCTACGCGCTGCCCGACAGCCTGTACCGGCGCCACGGCATCCGTCGCTACGGCTTCCACGGCACCAGCTACGCCTACGTGGCACCGGCCGCTGCACGGTTCCTGGGCATTGAGCCTGCAGAGTTCGACGGCGTGATCGCCCATCTGGGCAACGGAGCCTCGGTGGCGGCCATCAAGGGCGGCAGGAGCATCGACACGTCCATGGGATTCACCCCGCTGGAGGGCCTGGTGATGGGCACCCGCAGCGGAGACGTTGACCCGTCGATCCTCATTTTCCTGGCCCGCCAGGGGTACGACGCCGATGCCCTGGACAACCTGCTCAACCGGGAGTCCGGGCTGCGGGCCCTGGCCGGCGAGTCGGACATGCGCGGCATCGAGGAAGCGGCCGACAACGGTAATGAGCAGGCCCGGCTGGCCCTGACCGTGGCCGCCTACCGGCTGGCCAAGTACATCGGCGGCTACCACGTGGCCGTCGGCGGCGCGCAGGCGGTGGTTTTCACTGCGGGGATCGGCGAAAACGGCTGGAGTTTCCGCCAGCTGGTGGTGGACCAGCTGGGTCCCCTCGGCATCCGGCTCGACACCGAAGCCAACCTTGCAACCGGCAAGCAGGCCCGGCGGATCAGCACGCCCGACTCCGCCATTCCCGTCCTCGTAGTGCCCACCGACGAAGAGGAAGCCATTGCGGAGGCGACCGCCGCCGTCGTCGAACGCCACACGGAATCCGCTGCTACGTTCTAA
- a CDS encoding metallophosphoesterase family protein has protein sequence MATQLLLLSDTHLPKRAKVLPEVLWADIEAADIVVHAGDWVNEELLDQLESRSRRLIACYGNNDGTGLRKRLPLVARAVVEEVRLAVVHETGTAAKRGERMDAQFPDTDLLVFGHSHIPWDSVTPAGMRLLNPGSPTDRRRQPFCTYLRLEIDGKTIMPDLQRLPPREIGRS, from the coding sequence ATGGCCACTCAACTCCTGCTGCTTTCGGATACGCATCTGCCCAAGCGGGCGAAGGTGCTTCCCGAGGTCCTCTGGGCGGACATTGAAGCCGCCGACATTGTGGTGCACGCCGGTGACTGGGTGAACGAGGAGCTGCTCGACCAGCTCGAGTCCCGCTCGCGGCGGCTGATTGCCTGTTACGGCAACAACGACGGCACCGGGCTGCGTAAGCGGCTGCCGCTGGTGGCCCGGGCCGTGGTCGAGGAGGTGCGGCTCGCCGTCGTGCATGAGACAGGTACCGCCGCAAAGCGCGGAGAGCGGATGGACGCCCAGTTCCCGGACACGGACCTGCTGGTCTTCGGCCACAGCCATATCCCGTGGGACTCCGTAACACCTGCGGGGATGCGCCTGCTGAACCCCGGGTCCCCCACGGACCGTCGGCGGCAGCCGTTCTGCACCTATCTGCGGCTGGAAATTGACGGGAAAACAATAATGCCCGATCTCCAGCGGCTTCCACCGCGGGAGATCGGGCGTTCCTAG
- a CDS encoding DUF445 domain-containing protein, which translates to MKMLATGLLILLAVIFLFSFALQDRYPWLEYVRAAAEGGMVGALADWFAVTALFKHPMGVKIPHTAIIPEKKDQIGASLGQFVEQNFLAEDIIRAKLDSMHVAAKAGAWLARPEGAERVATEGAAAIRGALRVLDDDAVRDVLESMFRRHVVDPQWGPPAGKMAQRIFEEGHHHQLVNLIVDSLADWVLANPEVIGRLVTERSPSWVPAFVDDLVGDRVQIQAERFLIDVQENPNHQLRVALDNYLTGVARDLQEDPKTMAKADAVKEQVLDDPRVRELMTSTWTTIKNALMTAADDPDSELTRNFKSALQDFGTRLINEPELAAKVNGYVADAAGYLVRTYSNDIAAVITETVENWDAQETSEKIELQVGKDLQFIRINGTVVGSLAGLAIFTIATAVFG; encoded by the coding sequence ATGAAGATGCTCGCCACCGGCCTGCTGATCCTCCTGGCCGTTATCTTCCTCTTTTCCTTCGCACTGCAGGACAGGTACCCGTGGCTGGAATACGTCCGCGCAGCAGCGGAGGGCGGCATGGTGGGCGCCCTTGCCGACTGGTTCGCGGTTACCGCCCTGTTCAAGCATCCGATGGGTGTGAAGATCCCGCACACGGCCATCATCCCCGAGAAGAAGGACCAGATCGGGGCGTCGCTGGGCCAGTTCGTTGAACAGAACTTCCTGGCCGAGGACATCATCCGGGCCAAGCTCGATTCCATGCACGTCGCTGCGAAGGCAGGCGCCTGGCTGGCCCGGCCGGAGGGGGCCGAACGCGTCGCCACCGAAGGTGCCGCCGCCATCCGCGGGGCCCTGCGGGTACTCGACGACGACGCGGTCCGCGACGTCCTGGAATCCATGTTCCGCCGCCATGTGGTGGATCCGCAGTGGGGGCCGCCGGCCGGCAAAATGGCCCAGCGGATCTTCGAAGAGGGCCACCACCACCAGCTGGTAAACCTGATTGTGGACAGCCTCGCTGACTGGGTCCTGGCCAACCCTGAAGTGATCGGCCGGCTGGTAACCGAGCGTTCGCCGTCGTGGGTTCCCGCCTTCGTCGATGACCTGGTCGGCGACCGCGTGCAGATCCAGGCTGAACGGTTCCTGATCGACGTGCAGGAAAACCCCAACCACCAGCTGCGCGTGGCATTGGACAACTACCTCACCGGAGTGGCCCGGGACCTGCAGGAGGATCCCAAGACCATGGCCAAGGCCGATGCAGTGAAGGAGCAGGTGCTGGATGACCCGCGGGTGCGCGAGTTGATGACCTCCACCTGGACCACCATCAAGAACGCGCTGATGACGGCCGCGGATGACCCGGACAGCGAACTCACCCGGAACTTCAAGTCCGCACTGCAGGACTTCGGCACGCGGCTGATCAACGAGCCGGAGCTCGCGGCCAAGGTGAACGGTTACGTGGCAGACGCCGCGGGATACCTCGTCCGCACGTACAGCAACGACATTGCCGCCGTCATTACCGAGACGGTCGAGAACTGGGATGCGCAGGAAACCTCGGAGAAGATCGAACTGCAGGTCGGCAAGGACCTGCAGTTCATTCGAATCAACGGCACAGTGGTTGGTTCGCTGGCCGGGCTGGCAATCTTCACCATCGCCACGGCTGTGTTCGGCTGA
- the pta gene encoding phosphate acetyltransferase — protein sequence MARGIYVSAMTPGSGKSLISLGLADMLGRHADRVGFFRPIVEGDHPAQDPMVELMQRRFNLGPATCRGGLTRAQLRALLVAGERGEVDARCLAVYSEIAANCDVVIVEGTDLSGHDVALEFDLNARLANDLGTVVLAVVNAQETTAAETADAVDVARRQLADAKCDLLAVMVNRAAPSDVEAITAAIRPGQSGRPVYVIPEQSEISQPSIAEVQTALQARQVAGSANLERDVSAVKVAAMTVGNFIPQLSDGTLVIVPADRADVMVATLASSFSSDFPVASGMILTGGIDVEPAILGLLASAPFPVFEVGTDTYVTARRVSRVRGEISSGNRRKVAAALGTWSRHVDEAEMLERLALPRPATTTPLRFLNELIVRARTSRQRIVLPEGLDLRVLQAAEILSRRDVCALTVLGPEGQIRELAASQGVDLSNINLINPATSALREEFAREYATLRKHKGVSLEDANERMLHGAYFGTMMVQLGRMDGMVSGAAHTTANTIRPALEFIRTREGVKIVSSVFLMLLEDRVLVYGDCAVNPDPDAEQLADIALASAATAEQFGVTPRVAMLSYSTGSSGTGGSVERVRQATELVRRARPDLPVEGPIQYDAAVDASVAASKAPGSSVAGQATVFIFPDLNTGNNTYKAVQQSAGAVAVGPILQGLRKPVNDLSRGCTVEDIVNTVAITAVQAQED from the coding sequence ATGGCCCGTGGAATCTATGTAAGCGCCATGACGCCCGGATCCGGCAAATCCCTGATCAGTCTGGGGCTGGCGGACATGCTCGGCCGGCATGCAGACCGGGTTGGCTTCTTCCGGCCGATCGTCGAGGGCGACCATCCGGCGCAGGATCCCATGGTGGAGCTGATGCAGCGCCGCTTCAACCTTGGTCCGGCCACCTGCCGCGGCGGCCTCACCCGGGCACAGCTGCGTGCGCTGCTGGTTGCCGGGGAGCGGGGCGAGGTCGATGCCCGCTGCCTGGCCGTCTACAGCGAAATTGCCGCGAACTGCGATGTCGTCATTGTCGAAGGCACCGACCTCTCCGGGCACGACGTCGCCCTGGAGTTCGATCTCAACGCCCGGCTGGCCAATGACCTGGGCACTGTCGTGCTCGCCGTCGTCAACGCCCAGGAAACCACGGCGGCGGAGACGGCCGACGCCGTCGACGTGGCCCGCCGCCAATTGGCCGACGCGAAGTGCGACCTGCTGGCCGTGATGGTCAACCGGGCAGCACCGTCCGACGTCGAGGCCATCACCGCCGCCATCCGGCCCGGACAGAGCGGCCGGCCGGTCTACGTCATTCCCGAACAGAGTGAAATCTCCCAGCCGTCGATCGCCGAAGTGCAGACGGCGCTGCAGGCCCGCCAGGTGGCCGGCAGCGCCAACCTTGAACGCGACGTTTCCGCCGTCAAGGTGGCCGCCATGACCGTGGGGAATTTCATCCCCCAGCTCTCGGACGGGACTCTGGTGATCGTCCCCGCCGACCGCGCGGACGTTATGGTCGCCACTCTGGCGTCCTCCTTCTCCTCCGACTTTCCCGTCGCCAGCGGCATGATCCTCACCGGCGGCATCGACGTGGAACCGGCCATTCTGGGACTGCTGGCCTCGGCACCCTTTCCCGTCTTTGAAGTCGGGACGGACACCTATGTCACCGCTCGCCGGGTCAGCCGGGTCCGCGGCGAGATTTCCAGTGGAAACCGGCGGAAGGTCGCTGCAGCGCTGGGCACCTGGTCTCGACATGTGGATGAGGCAGAGATGCTGGAACGCCTGGCACTACCCCGTCCGGCCACCACCACTCCCCTGCGCTTCCTCAACGAGCTGATCGTGCGGGCACGTACAAGCCGGCAGCGGATCGTACTGCCGGAAGGGTTGGACCTGCGGGTGCTGCAGGCGGCGGAGATCCTCAGCCGGCGGGACGTCTGTGCCCTGACGGTACTGGGACCGGAGGGCCAGATCCGCGAGCTGGCAGCAAGCCAAGGCGTTGACCTTTCCAACATCAACCTCATCAACCCGGCGACCAGTGCCCTGCGCGAAGAATTCGCCAGGGAATACGCCACACTCCGTAAGCACAAGGGCGTATCCCTGGAAGACGCCAACGAACGTATGCTCCACGGGGCATATTTCGGCACCATGATGGTGCAGCTGGGCAGGATGGACGGCATGGTCTCCGGCGCAGCCCACACCACTGCCAACACCATCCGGCCCGCACTGGAGTTCATCCGGACCCGGGAAGGCGTCAAGATTGTCTCCTCGGTGTTCCTGATGCTGCTGGAAGACCGCGTCCTTGTTTACGGCGACTGCGCCGTAAACCCGGACCCGGACGCCGAGCAGCTGGCGGACATCGCCTTGGCCTCCGCCGCAACCGCCGAACAGTTCGGAGTCACGCCGCGGGTCGCCATGCTCTCCTACTCCACCGGCTCCTCCGGAACGGGTGGCTCGGTGGAACGCGTACGGCAGGCCACCGAGCTGGTCCGCCGTGCCCGCCCGGACCTCCCGGTGGAAGGACCCATCCAGTACGATGCCGCCGTCGACGCCTCCGTAGCCGCCTCCAAGGCGCCGGGCTCCTCGGTGGCGGGACAGGCCACGGTGTTCATCTTCCCCGACCTGAATACCGGAAATAACACCTATAAGGCCGTCCAGCAGTCCGCCGGAGCCGTGGCCGTGGGCCCGATCCTGCAGGGCCTGCGCAAACCGGTCAACGACCTCAGCCGCGGCTGCACCGTTGAGGACATCGTGAACACCGTAGCCATCACCGCGGTGCAGGCACAGGAGGATTAA
- a CDS encoding GlsB/YeaQ/YmgE family stress response membrane protein encodes MGFIAFLILGLIAGAIAKMVLPGRQGGGWIATLVLGVIGALLGGWLGGLLFDVPLENFWSIQTWLVAIVGALIVLVIYGFVTRKSGNRA; translated from the coding sequence ATGGGTTTCATTGCGTTCCTTATTCTTGGTCTCATCGCAGGTGCAATTGCAAAGATGGTCCTCCCGGGTCGTCAGGGCGGCGGCTGGATCGCCACCCTGGTTCTGGGTGTCATCGGCGCCCTTCTGGGCGGCTGGCTCGGCGGGCTTCTGTTCGACGTTCCGCTCGAGAACTTCTGGTCGATCCAGACCTGGCTCGTTGCAATCGTCGGCGCACTCATCGTTCTGGTGATCTACGGCTTCGTTACCCGCAAGAGCGGCAACCGCGCCTAA
- a CDS encoding MFS transporter, with amino-acid sequence MEIKERIEAAPMKRMQVGIVAICVALNMIDGFDVLVMAFSANSISEHWDLSGAQLGMLLSSALFGMAVGSILVAQVADIIGRQKTILICALVISAGMFASAFAPSYEVLFVLRFITGLAIGTMQASLNVFVSEYSSAKRRSTSISFYSAGQPIGGMLGGIIAGILIAAYSWHAAFIFGGIITLAMIPFILKLLPESLDYLMTRRPDGALDKTNRILARLDQPQITELPLIPKGTALTVGSRWKSLFSGKYAATTVFLSIAFMMLMASFYFANSWTPKLVAASGFTAQDGIDAGVLFSLGAIIGSIVFGLIAARFAVKWVLVTFFVLAAGGFGVYAVSTGALPTALLAAALLGFLVNAGIAGMFSIGPVYYSSDVRATAVGFITGMGRVGAIISPIVAGSLIDGGWEPGNLYFLFIVPMLVGGGAIACLRTSRSKAAAPAALRKDTVPA; translated from the coding sequence ATGGAAATCAAGGAACGCATCGAAGCGGCTCCCATGAAGCGCATGCAGGTCGGCATTGTCGCCATCTGCGTCGCCCTGAACATGATCGACGGCTTTGATGTCCTGGTCATGGCTTTCAGCGCCAATTCGATCAGCGAGCACTGGGACCTCAGCGGTGCCCAGCTGGGCATGCTGCTCTCCTCGGCCCTCTTCGGCATGGCCGTGGGATCCATCCTGGTGGCCCAGGTGGCTGACATCATCGGCCGGCAGAAGACCATCCTGATCTGCGCCCTGGTGATTTCCGCGGGCATGTTCGCCTCCGCGTTCGCTCCCTCCTACGAAGTCCTCTTTGTCCTGCGCTTCATCACCGGCCTGGCCATCGGCACCATGCAGGCGAGCCTCAACGTCTTCGTCTCTGAGTACTCCTCGGCCAAACGGCGTTCCACCTCCATCAGCTTCTACAGCGCGGGGCAGCCTATCGGCGGCATGCTGGGCGGCATCATTGCGGGCATCCTGATCGCGGCCTACAGCTGGCATGCGGCGTTCATTTTCGGCGGCATCATCACGCTGGCCATGATTCCGTTCATCCTGAAGCTGCTGCCCGAATCCCTGGACTACCTCATGACCCGGCGTCCTGACGGCGCGCTGGACAAGACCAACCGCATCCTGGCCCGCCTGGACCAGCCGCAGATCACCGAACTGCCCCTCATCCCCAAGGGCACGGCACTGACCGTCGGCTCACGCTGGAAGTCCCTGTTCTCCGGCAAGTACGCGGCGACCACCGTCTTCCTGTCCATCGCATTCATGATGCTGATGGCCAGCTTCTACTTCGCGAACTCCTGGACGCCCAAGCTGGTCGCTGCCAGCGGCTTCACGGCGCAGGACGGCATCGACGCCGGCGTGCTCTTCAGCCTCGGCGCGATCATCGGTTCCATTGTCTTCGGACTCATCGCCGCCCGCTTCGCCGTCAAGTGGGTCCTGGTCACGTTCTTTGTCCTCGCCGCAGGCGGCTTCGGCGTGTACGCGGTCTCCACCGGCGCACTGCCCACGGCCCTGCTGGCGGCGGCCCTCCTGGGCTTCCTGGTGAACGCAGGCATCGCCGGCATGTTCTCCATCGGTCCCGTGTACTACTCCTCGGATGTACGCGCCACGGCGGTCGGGTTCATTACCGGCATGGGCCGGGTAGGTGCCATCATCTCCCCGATCGTGGCCGGCTCCCTGATTGACGGCGGCTGGGAACCCGGCAACCTTTACTTCCTCTTCATCGTTCCGATGCTTGTGGGCGGCGGAGCGATCGCCTGCCTGCGCACCAGCCGAAGCAAGGCGGCCGCACCGGCGGCCCTCCGCAAGGACACCGTCCCGGCCTGA
- a CDS encoding glycoside hydrolase family 15 protein has translation MWLSSAMASPIEDYALVSDLHTGALISRTGSMDWLCLPRFDSPSVFGALLGSSDHGRWLLAPEDAAATVTHRGYVESTFVLRTHWQTPTGAVRVTDFMPVKDRRASLIRRIEGLSGSVEMRQELEIRFDYGTVIPWVFRGWDDGGEHLSAIAGPGALVLRGPSLPDADNHRHVGRFIVRAGECVDLDLTWYPSHRPVPPKMDVDAALIRTTAYWQDWDGRFLRDVPYEKAVRRSLLVLRALTHEDTGGIVAAPTTSLPEAAGGDRNWDYRYCWLRDAALTLEAMMTHGYQDEALQWRSWLLRAVAGDPEDLQIMYAVDGGRELPERILPQFPGYGGAAPVRIGNGAVGQYQADVVGEVMVALDRLRDRGVPEDHFSWPLQRALLTFLERHLEEPDRGIWEMRGTPRHFTHSRVMMWAAFDRAAKAARAYGLDGPVEVWEGLRDGLRDEVMERGWDPALNSFTQFYGSGTVDASLLQLPHVGFVAYDDEKMLGTVARLEAELLNGSGLLLRYATDSGVDGLAAGENPFLACSFWLVEQYAHTGRLPSARRLMDQLVGYANELGLLSEEYDAENNTMAGNFPQAFSHLALVRAADAIAVAVAAAPPAPSRHAAVPTTEGTR, from the coding sequence GTGTGGTTGAGTAGTGCCATGGCATCCCCCATAGAGGATTATGCGCTGGTTTCGGACCTGCATACCGGAGCCCTCATCTCGCGGACCGGCAGCATGGACTGGCTCTGCCTGCCGCGGTTCGATTCGCCGTCGGTGTTCGGTGCGCTACTCGGGAGCAGCGACCACGGCCGGTGGCTGCTGGCCCCGGAAGATGCCGCTGCGACCGTAACGCACCGCGGGTATGTGGAGTCCACCTTCGTGTTGCGGACCCATTGGCAGACGCCCACCGGTGCGGTTCGGGTCACGGATTTCATGCCGGTGAAGGACCGGCGGGCGTCCCTTATCAGGCGGATCGAGGGCCTGAGCGGCAGTGTGGAGATGCGGCAGGAACTGGAAATCCGCTTTGATTACGGCACGGTCATTCCCTGGGTTTTCCGGGGCTGGGACGACGGCGGCGAGCACCTTTCCGCCATAGCCGGCCCCGGTGCCCTGGTCCTGCGCGGGCCGAGCCTGCCGGACGCGGACAACCACCGCCACGTAGGGCGCTTCATCGTCCGGGCGGGAGAATGCGTGGACCTGGACCTCACCTGGTACCCCTCGCACCGGCCGGTGCCGCCCAAAATGGATGTGGACGCCGCCCTGATCAGGACCACCGCCTACTGGCAGGACTGGGACGGACGCTTCCTGCGGGACGTCCCCTATGAGAAGGCGGTGCGGCGTTCCCTGCTGGTCCTGCGTGCCCTGACCCATGAGGACACCGGCGGGATTGTCGCCGCTCCCACCACCTCCCTGCCCGAGGCGGCGGGAGGGGACCGGAACTGGGACTACCGGTACTGCTGGCTGCGGGATGCCGCCCTGACGCTCGAAGCCATGATGACCCACGGCTACCAGGACGAGGCCCTGCAGTGGCGCAGCTGGCTCCTGCGCGCCGTCGCCGGAGATCCGGAGGACCTGCAGATCATGTACGCCGTGGACGGGGGCCGGGAACTGCCCGAGCGGATACTCCCGCAGTTTCCCGGCTATGGCGGAGCCGCACCCGTGCGCATCGGCAACGGGGCGGTGGGGCAGTACCAGGCGGACGTCGTGGGCGAAGTGATGGTGGCCCTGGACCGGCTGCGGGACAGGGGCGTGCCGGAGGACCATTTTTCCTGGCCCCTGCAGCGGGCGCTGCTGACCTTCCTGGAAAGACACCTGGAAGAGCCGGACCGCGGCATCTGGGAGATGCGCGGGACGCCCCGGCACTTCACCCACTCACGGGTGATGATGTGGGCTGCCTTTGACCGGGCCGCCAAGGCCGCAAGGGCCTACGGGCTCGACGGTCCGGTGGAGGTCTGGGAGGGCCTGCGGGACGGGCTGCGCGATGAAGTGATGGAACGAGGCTGGGATCCCGCCCTGAACTCCTTCACCCAGTTCTACGGCAGCGGCACCGTAGATGCTTCCCTGCTCCAGCTGCCGCATGTGGGTTTCGTGGCTTACGACGACGAGAAAATGCTGGGCACGGTTGCCCGGCTGGAGGCGGAGCTGCTCAACGGCTCCGGACTCCTGCTGCGTTACGCCACCGATAGCGGGGTGGACGGACTGGCGGCGGGGGAGAACCCCTTCCTGGCGTGCAGCTTCTGGCTGGTGGAGCAGTACGCCCACACGGGGCGGCTGCCCTCTGCTCGGCGGCTGATGGACCAGTTGGTGGGGTACGCCAACGAGCTTGGGCTGCTCAGTGAGGAATATGATGCAGAAAACAACACCATGGCCGGGAACTTCCCGCAGGCGTTTTCCCACCTGGCCCTGGTCCGTGCAGCCGATGCGATCGCCGTCGCCGTCGCTGCAGCGCCGCCCGCACCATCCCGGCACGCGGCCGTCCCCACAACCGAAGGAACCCGATGA
- a CDS encoding alpha/beta hydrolase, translated as MENVTWSEPAERRRGRELVVFLHGYGSGEQAMERLFIALPASAVGAAVRGPLDVGGASGWFLLDPLLNSDTTEVLESALSLLAWLDRIRAEYGFTGVSLVGFSQGMAMAGTLLRLRPQDFRAVVGLSGFIARNELLAAAEPLPVRVPFFWGRDRQDWVINADAVDYTAQWLDENAALTARTYSGMGHSIGAREITDVAVFLRRYLASDTP; from the coding sequence ATGGAAAACGTAACGTGGTCCGAGCCGGCAGAGCGACGCCGGGGGCGCGAACTGGTGGTCTTTCTGCACGGCTACGGGTCCGGCGAGCAGGCAATGGAGCGGCTCTTCATTGCCCTGCCGGCTTCTGCTGTCGGAGCCGCCGTGCGGGGGCCATTGGACGTGGGCGGAGCCAGCGGATGGTTTCTGCTGGATCCGCTCCTGAACTCGGACACCACCGAAGTCCTGGAATCGGCCCTCTCGCTGCTGGCCTGGCTGGACCGGATCCGGGCGGAATACGGGTTCACCGGAGTCTCTCTGGTGGGATTCTCCCAGGGCATGGCCATGGCGGGCACGCTGCTGCGGCTGAGGCCGCAGGATTTCCGCGCCGTCGTCGGCCTTTCCGGTTTTATTGCCCGCAACGAACTCCTCGCCGCCGCGGAACCGCTGCCCGTCCGGGTGCCGTTCTTCTGGGGGCGGGACCGGCAGGACTGGGTGATTAACGCAGACGCCGTGGATTACACCGCGCAATGGCTTGACGAGAATGCGGCCCTGACGGCGCGGACCTATTCGGGAATGGGGCATTCCATCGGCGCGCGGGAAATCACCGATGTAGCGGTCTTCCTCCGGCGGTACCTTGCCTCCGACACGCCGTGA